In Hoeflea ulvae, one genomic interval encodes:
- a CDS encoding acetolactate synthase 3 large subunit, which yields MAGKQMEMTGAEMVLQALKDNGVKHMFGYPGGAVLPIYDELHQQDDIEHILVRHEQGAGHMAEGYARSTGKPGVVLVTSGPGATNVVTALQDALMDSIPLVCLTGQVPTALIGSDAFQECDTVGITRPCTKHNWLVKDVNQLSRVIHEAFRVATTGRPGPVVVDIPKDVQFATGIYTPPSPVIEQKSYQPKLAGDLDQIRAAVDLMAGARRPIIYSGGGVVNSGREASQLLRELVELTGAPITSTLMGLGAYPASGKNWMGMLGMHGTYEANMAMHDCDVMICIGARFDDRITGRLDAFSPNSKKIHIDIDPSSINKNVHTDIGIVGDIGHVLEDMVRLWRASKKTDASQLADWWSQINKWRGRNSLAYAANKDVIMPQYAVQRLYELTKDRDTYITTEVGQHQMWAAQFYGFEEPNRWMTSGGLGTMGYGFPAAVGVQVAHRDSLVIDIAGDASIQMCIQEMSCAVQYGLPVKIFILNNQYMGMVRQWQQLLHGNRLSHSYTESMPDFVKLAEAYGGSGIRCDKPADLDDAIRKMIDTPGPVIFDCRVAALANCFPMIPSGKAHNEMLLPDEASDEAVANAIDAKGRALV from the coding sequence ATGGCCGGCAAGCAGATGGAAATGACGGGCGCGGAAATGGTTCTGCAGGCGCTCAAAGACAACGGCGTCAAGCACATGTTCGGGTATCCCGGCGGCGCGGTTCTGCCGATTTACGATGAACTGCATCAGCAGGACGATATCGAGCACATTCTGGTGCGTCACGAGCAGGGCGCCGGTCATATGGCCGAAGGCTATGCGCGATCAACCGGCAAGCCCGGTGTCGTTCTGGTCACATCGGGACCGGGCGCGACCAATGTGGTCACCGCACTGCAGGATGCGCTGATGGATTCGATCCCCCTTGTCTGTCTCACCGGTCAGGTGCCGACAGCGTTGATCGGCTCCGATGCCTTCCAGGAATGCGACACCGTTGGCATCACCCGGCCATGCACGAAGCACAACTGGCTGGTCAAGGACGTCAACCAGCTCTCCCGCGTCATTCACGAAGCTTTCCGCGTCGCCACCACCGGCCGCCCGGGGCCTGTCGTTGTCGACATCCCCAAGGATGTCCAGTTCGCCACCGGCATCTACACGCCGCCTTCACCGGTGATCGAGCAGAAGAGCTACCAGCCGAAACTGGCGGGCGATCTCGACCAGATTCGTGCTGCCGTCGACCTGATGGCCGGCGCCAGGCGGCCGATCATCTATTCGGGCGGCGGCGTGGTCAATTCGGGCCGTGAAGCCAGCCAGTTGCTGCGCGAACTGGTTGAACTGACCGGCGCCCCGATCACCTCGACCCTGATGGGTCTTGGCGCCTATCCTGCGTCGGGCAAGAACTGGATGGGCATGCTGGGCATGCACGGCACCTATGAGGCCAATATGGCGATGCATGACTGCGACGTCATGATCTGCATCGGCGCGCGCTTTGATGACCGCATCACCGGACGTCTGGACGCGTTCTCGCCAAATTCGAAGAAGATCCATATCGACATCGATCCGTCCTCGATCAACAAGAATGTCCATACTGATATCGGCATTGTCGGCGACATCGGCCATGTTCTCGAAGACATGGTGCGGCTGTGGCGTGCATCGAAGAAGACCGACGCCTCGCAGCTCGCCGACTGGTGGAGCCAGATCAACAAGTGGCGCGGACGCAACTCGCTGGCCTATGCGGCCAACAAGGACGTCATCATGCCGCAATATGCGGTGCAGCGGCTGTATGAGCTGACCAAGGACCGTGACACCTACATCACCACCGAAGTCGGCCAGCATCAGATGTGGGCGGCGCAGTTCTACGGCTTCGAGGAACCCAATCGCTGGATGACCTCGGGCGGCCTGGGTACCATGGGCTATGGATTTCCGGCCGCCGTCGGCGTGCAGGTTGCCCATCGCGACAGCCTGGTGATCGACATTGCCGGCGACGCCTCGATCCAGATGTGCATCCAGGAAATGTCCTGTGCGGTCCAGTATGGCCTGCCGGTCAAGATCTTCATCCTCAACAACCAGTATATGGGCATGGTGCGCCAGTGGCAGCAATTGCTGCATGGCAACCGGCTGTCGCATTCCTACACCGAATCCATGCCTGACTTCGTCAAGCTGGCCGAGGCCTATGGCGGCTCCGGCATCCGCTGCGACAAGCCGGCCGATCTGGACGATGCGATCCGCAAGATGATCGACACGCCCGGACCGGTGATCTTCGATTGCCGCGTCGCGGCGCTTGCCAACTGCTTCCCGATGATTCCGTCAGGCAAGGCACATAACGAGATGCTGCTGCCTGACGAAGCGTCCGACGAAGCCGTCGCCAACGCCATTGACGCCAAGGGCCGGGCGCTCGTTTGA
- the ilvN gene encoding acetolactate synthase small subunit, whose protein sequence is MNAQHQPTGSAYFMSAETSRPETHTLSVLVDNEPGVLARVIGLFSGRGYNIESLTVSETEHEAHLSRITIVTTATPNVLEQVKSQLERIIPVHRVVDLTVRSVELGHDKPLERELALVKVTGTNDNRVEALRLADAFRAQVIDANTEHFIFEITGRVSKIEQFISIMRPLGLVEICRTGIAAMNRGPQGM, encoded by the coding sequence ATGAACGCTCAGCACCAACCCACCGGCTCGGCCTATTTCATGTCCGCCGAGACCTCGCGTCCCGAGACCCACACCCTATCGGTTCTGGTCGACAACGAGCCCGGCGTCCTGGCTCGGGTCATCGGCCTGTTTTCCGGCCGTGGCTACAATATCGAAAGCCTGACGGTGTCGGAAACCGAACATGAGGCGCATCTGTCGCGCATTACCATCGTCACCACCGCCACCCCGAATGTGCTTGAACAGGTCAAGTCGCAGCTCGAACGCATCATCCCGGTCCACCGCGTGGTCGACCTCACGGTGCGGTCGGTCGAACTGGGCCATGACAAGCCGCTCGAACGCGAACTCGCTTTGGTCAAGGTCACCGGCACCAATGACAACCGGGTCGAGGCGCTCAGGCTTGCCGACGCCTTCCGCGCCCAGGTGATCGACGCCAATACCGAGCATTTCATCTTCGAGATCACCGGCCGCGTCTCCAAGATCGAACAGTTCATCTCGATCATGCGTCCGCTCGGCCTGGTCGAGATCTGCCGCACCGGCATCGCCGCCATGAACCGCGGCCCGCAGGGCATGTGA
- a CDS encoding aldo/keto reductase yields MSQALPTATFSDGQAVPALGLGTWHMGERRSERAAEVRALQAGIECGMTLVDTAEMYANGGAEDVTGEAISGRRDDVFLVSKVLPTNASRHGTIAACEVSLKRLGTDHIDLYLLHWPGRHPLRDTVEAFEELRASGKIARWGVSNFDTLAMRQLSALPQGANCAANQVLYNLDTRGIEFDLLPWMTDNAMPLMAYSPLDEGRLLRNPDLGRMAGQMGVSPAQLALAFLLGRDNVIAIPKSSSPERVADNRASAAIELTEAQTAELDRLFPPPRSRQPLQMI; encoded by the coding sequence ATGAGCCAAGCGCTTCCCACAGCCACTTTCAGCGACGGACAAGCCGTTCCGGCACTCGGTCTCGGCACATGGCACATGGGCGAACGCCGCAGCGAGAGGGCGGCCGAAGTGCGCGCGCTGCAAGCCGGCATAGAGTGCGGCATGACACTGGTCGACACGGCGGAAATGTATGCAAATGGCGGGGCGGAGGACGTTACCGGCGAAGCCATAAGCGGCCGCCGCGACGATGTGTTCCTGGTCTCCAAGGTGCTGCCGACCAACGCCAGCCGTCACGGCACCATCGCCGCCTGCGAGGTCAGCCTGAAACGGCTGGGCACCGACCATATCGATCTCTATCTGCTGCACTGGCCAGGGCGGCACCCGCTGCGCGACACCGTCGAGGCCTTCGAGGAATTGCGCGCCTCCGGCAAGATCGCCCGCTGGGGCGTGTCGAATTTCGACACGCTGGCGATGCGGCAGCTCTCTGCCCTGCCCCAGGGCGCAAATTGCGCCGCCAACCAGGTGCTCTACAATCTCGACACACGCGGCATCGAATTCGATCTGCTGCCCTGGATGACTGACAACGCCATGCCGCTGATGGCCTATTCGCCGCTTGATGAAGGCCGGCTGTTGCGCAATCCGGATCTGGGCAGGATGGCGGGACAGATGGGCGTCAGCCCGGCGCAACTGGCGCTGGCCTTCCTGCTTGGCCGCGACAATGTCATCGCCATTCCGAAATCATCAAGCCCGGAGCGGGTGGCGGACAACCGCGCCAGCGCGGCCATCGAACTGACTGAAGCCCAGACAGCCGAACTCGACCGGCTGTTTCCGCCGCCGCGATCCCGCCAGCCGCTGCAGATGATCTGA
- a CDS encoding LysE family translocator, protein MALETFLTLIAFAFVASGTPGPNTMMLFTSGVNFGFRNTVPHMAGISIGFLVLLLGVGFGLGALLTTFPALYLVLKILGGGYLVYIAWRIATSTTLPEARAGARPMSFLEAAAFQWVNPKAWVMLVTAMGIYTNPDHYTDTVLLICLAFAIATVPCVTAWAGFGSVLRSWLADPVRLKWFNITMAVLLVASLWPMLR, encoded by the coding sequence ATGGCACTCGAAACCTTCCTGACGCTGATCGCCTTTGCCTTCGTTGCCTCCGGCACCCCGGGCCCGAACACGATGATGCTGTTCACCTCGGGGGTGAATTTCGGCTTCCGCAACACCGTCCCGCACATGGCGGGCATCAGCATCGGCTTTCTGGTGCTGCTTCTGGGTGTCGGCTTCGGGCTCGGCGCGCTGCTGACCACATTTCCGGCGCTCTATCTGGTTCTCAAGATCTTGGGCGGCGGCTATCTGGTCTATATCGCCTGGCGCATCGCCACATCCACCACCTTGCCCGAAGCCAGGGCCGGGGCGCGGCCGATGAGCTTTCTCGAGGCGGCGGCGTTCCAGTGGGTCAATCCCAAGGCCTGGGTCATGCTGGTGACCGCCATGGGCATCTACACCAATCCGGACCACTACACCGACACGGTGCTCCTGATCTGTCTCGCCTTTGCCATTGCCACCGTGCCCTGCGTGACTGCATGGGCCGGCTTCGGCTCGGTGCTGCGCAGCTGGCTGGCCGATCCGGTGCGGCTGAAATGGTTCAACATCACCATGGCGGTGCTGCTGGTAGCGAGCCTCTGGCCGATGTTGCGATAG
- the nthA gene encoding nitrile hydratase subunit alpha encodes MSHDHHHHDHPHDNELDPFAARVKALETILTEKGLIDPAAIDAIVDTYETKVGPRNGARVVAKSWIDPEFADWLKRDATAAIASLGFTGRQGEHMQAVFNTEDTHNLIVCTLCSCYPWTVLGVPPVWYKAPPYRSQAVINPRGVLAEFGLVLPQETRIRVWDSTAELRYMVVPMRPAGTEGLGEDALAGLVTRDSMIGTGLALAPGSAAPADAGVGA; translated from the coding sequence ATGTCCCACGACCATCACCACCACGATCACCCTCACGACAACGAGCTCGACCCCTTTGCCGCACGGGTCAAGGCGCTGGAGACGATCCTCACCGAAAAGGGCCTGATAGACCCCGCCGCCATCGACGCCATTGTCGATACCTATGAGACCAAGGTCGGGCCGCGCAATGGCGCCCGCGTGGTGGCGAAGTCCTGGATCGACCCGGAGTTTGCCGACTGGCTCAAGCGCGATGCCACCGCTGCGATCGCCTCGCTCGGCTTTACCGGCCGTCAGGGCGAGCACATGCAGGCCGTCTTCAACACCGAAGACACCCACAACCTCATCGTCTGCACGCTGTGCTCCTGCTATCCCTGGACCGTGCTCGGCGTGCCGCCGGTCTGGTACAAGGCACCGCCCTATCGCAGCCAGGCGGTGATCAATCCGCGCGGCGTGCTGGCCGAATTCGGTCTTGTGCTGCCTCAGGAAACCCGCATCCGGGTGTGGGATTCCACCGCCGAGCTGCGCTACATGGTGGTGCCGATGCGGCCTGCCGGAACCGAAGGCCTGGGCGAGGACGCGCTTGCAGGGCTGGTCACCCGCGACTCGATGATCGGCACCGGGCTGGCGCTCGCGCCGGGATCGGCAGCACCGGCTGATGCGGGGGTGGGCGCATGA
- the nthB gene encoding nitrile hydratase subunit beta — MNGPHDLGGQMGFGPVAPEIDEPVFHADWERRALGVTIATGAFGAWTIDESRHARESLHPATYYSASYYEIWIRALEVLLARHDFVSFDELEAGHSISQGATPKRVLASGDVAAVLAKGAPCDREVSTPPRFRPGDRVRTINEHPPGHTRLPRYARDKLGVIEAVRENFVFPDTNAHGRGEAPQRVYTVCFDGRELWGQGADPALTVSIDAWESYLEPA; from the coding sequence ATGAACGGGCCGCATGATCTGGGCGGACAGATGGGTTTTGGCCCGGTGGCGCCGGAAATCGACGAACCGGTGTTTCATGCCGACTGGGAACGCCGCGCACTCGGCGTCACCATCGCCACCGGTGCCTTTGGCGCCTGGACCATCGATGAAAGCCGCCATGCCCGCGAAAGCCTGCATCCGGCGACCTATTATTCTGCCAGCTATTACGAGATCTGGATCCGGGCGCTGGAGGTGCTGCTGGCGCGCCATGACTTCGTTTCCTTTGACGAGCTCGAGGCTGGCCACAGCATCAGCCAGGGCGCCACGCCGAAGCGGGTGCTGGCATCCGGCGATGTCGCAGCTGTACTGGCCAAGGGCGCGCCCTGTGACCGCGAGGTCTCGACACCGCCGCGCTTCAGGCCGGGCGACCGGGTACGCACCATCAATGAGCACCCGCCGGGTCACACGCGGCTGCCGCGCTATGCCCGCGACAAGCTGGGCGTCATTGAAGCCGTGCGCGAGAATTTTGTGTTTCCCGACACCAATGCCCATGGCAGGGGCGAGGCGCCGCAGCGGGTCTATACCGTCTGTTTCGACGGGCGCGAGCTCTGGGGGCAGGGCGCCGATCCGGCGCTGACGGTGTCGATCGACGCCTGGGAGAGCTATCTTGAACCGGCCTGA
- a CDS encoding nitrile hydratase accessory protein, protein MNRPEPDPEAPAGSPFRLPDGSGPDAPVFAEPWQAQAFALAVALHQRGVFTWSEWAAELSRQVASPGAAQDGSDYYQHWLAAIEALLSQKGVAGSEVVDAVSASWQRAAHATPHGQPILLENDPERA, encoded by the coding sequence TTGAACCGGCCTGAGCCAGATCCCGAAGCACCTGCAGGCTCGCCGTTCCGCCTGCCGGACGGATCCGGTCCGGACGCGCCGGTCTTTGCCGAACCCTGGCAGGCCCAGGCCTTCGCGCTCGCCGTGGCGTTGCATCAGCGTGGCGTGTTCACCTGGAGCGAATGGGCGGCCGAACTGTCCCGCCAGGTCGCCAGCCCCGGTGCTGCGCAGGATGGCAGCGACTATTATCAGCACTGGCTGGCAGCGATCGAAGCACTGCTGTCGCAAAAGGGCGTGGCCGGTTCCGAGGTGGTCGATGCGGTTTCCGCCTCCTGGCAGCGCGCCGCCCATGCCACCCCGCACGGCCAGCCGATCCTGTTGGAAAACGATCCCGAGCGGGCGTAA
- a CDS encoding group III truncated hemoglobin, translated as MSERSAEPNLTARAAPPRTPAVAISPAEIGLLVDRFYDDIRAHPRLGPIFEERLAGKWDTHLDRMKKFWRSVLLYTGEYSGQPVVKHNALPDLQEDDFRQWLDLFEATTAALFGPPTVGPIVVIARRIARSLWLARFGTPFNQPPAWLG; from the coding sequence ATGTCTGAGAGGTCTGCCGAGCCAAATCTGACCGCGCGCGCCGCACCGCCGCGGACCCCGGCGGTTGCGATCTCGCCGGCCGAAATCGGCCTGCTGGTCGACCGGTTCTACGACGATATCCGCGCCCATCCGCGGCTCGGGCCGATCTTCGAGGAGCGGCTGGCGGGCAAATGGGACACCCATCTTGACCGGATGAAAAAATTCTGGCGCTCGGTGCTTTTGTATACCGGCGAATATTCGGGCCAGCCGGTGGTCAAGCACAACGCCCTGCCGGACCTGCAGGAAGACGATTTCCGGCAATGGCTCGACCTGTTCGAAGCCACCACGGCGGCGCTGTTCGGGCCGCCGACGGTCGGGCCGATCGTGGTGATTGCCCGCCGCATCGCCCGCAGCCTGTGGCTGGCGCGATTCGGCACGCCGTTCAACCAGCCGCCCGCCTGGCTGGGCTGA
- a CDS encoding RrF2 family transcriptional regulator — protein sequence MRLTLHTDYAFRVLMALGRAPGEIKSVDDLAREFGVSKHHLMKVAQNLTAGGFVATVRGRKGGLLLARPASEINLKAVAEHMEPDFNIAGCFAGEPCVFLPACGLKGVLGQARLAFLQTLAGHDLASII from the coding sequence ATGCGTCTGACCCTGCACACCGACTACGCATTCCGCGTCCTGATGGCGCTTGGCCGCGCGCCGGGCGAGATAAAATCGGTGGATGATCTCGCCCGCGAATTCGGCGTGTCGAAACATCATTTGATGAAAGTGGCGCAGAACCTCACCGCCGGCGGCTTCGTCGCGACCGTGCGCGGCCGCAAGGGCGGGTTGCTGCTGGCCCGGCCGGCGAGCGAGATCAATCTCAAGGCGGTGGCCGAGCACATGGAACCCGATTTCAACATTGCCGGCTGCTTTGCCGGTGAGCCCTGCGTGTTCCTGCCGGCTTGCGGGCTCAAGGGCGTGCTCGGCCAGGCCAGGCTCGCCTTCCTGCAGACCCTGGCCGGCCACGATCTGGCCTCGATCATTTAG
- a CDS encoding ATP-dependent DNA helicase, giving the protein MKFSPQQDEALKAVSRWLKDGRTPIFRLFGYAGTGKTTLAKYFADNVDGEVLFAAFTGKAAQVLRARGAKNARTIHSLIYRPKGEEEVSDEETGRTTVSPLFSINRQSPLAQAALIIIDECSMVDEALGRDLMSFGTPILVLGDPGQLPPISGGGYFTEHEPDILLTEIHRQARDNPIIDLAMQVREGREIMHGDYGAAQVIGKNDVDRDMVLEADQVLVGTNRTRRRYNMRLRELKGFDQVFPQAGDKLVCLRNDPSKALLNGSLWQVMTASKETVKPGINLMIRPEDDDMDRGAAKIKLLKSAFDDPDLEVPWQTKKRYDDFDYGYALTVHKAQGSQWNSVVLFDESYAFRESRERWLYTAITRAAERLVIVR; this is encoded by the coding sequence ATGAAGTTTTCACCGCAACAGGATGAGGCGCTCAAGGCCGTCTCGCGCTGGCTCAAGGATGGCCGCACGCCGATCTTCCGGCTGTTCGGCTATGCCGGCACCGGCAAGACCACGCTGGCCAAATATTTTGCCGACAATGTCGATGGCGAGGTGCTGTTTGCAGCCTTCACCGGCAAGGCCGCCCAGGTGCTGCGCGCCCGCGGCGCCAAGAACGCCCGCACCATTCATTCGCTGATCTACCGGCCCAAGGGCGAGGAAGAGGTCTCCGACGAGGAGACCGGCAGGACAACTGTGTCGCCGCTGTTTTCGATCAACCGGCAGAGCCCGCTGGCGCAGGCAGCACTGATTATCATCGATGAATGCTCGATGGTCGACGAGGCGCTGGGTCGCGACCTGATGAGCTTCGGCACGCCGATCCTGGTGCTGGGCGATCCCGGGCAGTTGCCCCCCATTTCCGGCGGCGGCTATTTCACCGAGCACGAGCCCGACATCCTGCTCACCGAGATCCACCGCCAGGCCCGCGACAACCCGATCATCGATCTGGCCATGCAGGTGCGCGAAGGCCGCGAGATCATGCATGGCGACTATGGCGCCGCCCAGGTGATCGGCAAGAACGATGTCGACCGCGACATGGTGCTCGAGGCAGACCAGGTGCTGGTCGGCACCAACCGCACCCGCCGCCGCTACAACATGCGCCTGCGCGAGCTCAAGGGCTTTGACCAGGTGTTCCCGCAGGCCGGCGACAAGCTGGTCTGTCTCAGGAACGATCCCTCCAAGGCGCTGCTCAACGGCTCGCTCTGGCAGGTGATGACCGCCTCCAAGGAGACCGTCAAGCCCGGCATCAACCTGATGATCCGGCCCGAAGACGACGACATGGACCGGGGTGCTGCCAAGATCAAGTTGCTCAAAAGCGCCTTCGACGATCCCGATCTCGAAGTGCCCTGGCAGACCAAGAAGCGCTATGACGATTTCGACTATGGCTACGCGCTTACCGTCCACAAGGCGCAGGGCTCGCAGTGGAACTCGGTCGTCCTCTTCGACGAAAGCTACGCCTTCCGCGAGAGCCGCGAGCGCTGGCTCTACACCGCAATCACACGGGCGGCCGAGCGTCTGGTGATCGTCAGATAG
- a CDS encoding outer membrane protein has translation MKSLMNTVLAVGLVSLIVPAQAADLAPPYVEYPVIEATSGWYLRGDVGYTKTQDSKGEWDFWNQFVGVQGIDDTYRYDSLKLRDTVSAGVGVGYQINDHVRADATLDFFHAKVAGKTECPLMIKSDPAHALPFPADCHYDDSSTANILTAMANAYVDLKPVGRFRPYLGAGAGGAYVKYGTMSRQEVCELCPAAYTRYTAEQEGVGSVRAAVALMVGTSYDLTDRLKLDAGYRFMHIFGGDAYEYDSEDKAFGATGVQIRDNGFNVHQIRAGLRYALN, from the coding sequence ATGAAATCTCTCATGAACACAGTTCTGGCCGTCGGCCTTGTCAGCCTGATCGTGCCCGCCCAAGCCGCCGACCTTGCCCCGCCCTATGTCGAATATCCGGTGATCGAAGCCACATCCGGCTGGTATCTGCGCGGTGACGTCGGCTACACCAAGACCCAGGATTCCAAGGGCGAATGGGATTTCTGGAACCAGTTTGTCGGGGTTCAGGGAATCGACGACACCTATCGTTACGATTCGCTCAAACTGCGCGACACGGTCTCCGCCGGCGTCGGTGTCGGTTACCAGATCAACGACCATGTCAGAGCCGATGCCACGCTGGATTTCTTCCACGCCAAGGTTGCCGGCAAGACCGAATGTCCGCTGATGATCAAGTCCGATCCGGCGCATGCCCTGCCGTTTCCGGCCGACTGCCACTATGATGACAGCTCGACCGCAAATATCCTGACGGCGATGGCCAATGCCTATGTCGATCTCAAACCCGTTGGCCGCTTCCGTCCCTATCTCGGCGCCGGCGCCGGCGGTGCCTATGTCAAATACGGCACCATGTCGCGCCAGGAAGTCTGCGAGCTGTGCCCGGCAGCCTATACCCGCTACACCGCCGAGCAGGAAGGTGTGGGCAGCGTCCGCGCCGCCGTGGCGCTGATGGTCGGCACAAGCTACGATCTGACCGACCGTCTGAAGCTCGATGCAGGCTACCGCTTCATGCACATCTTCGGTGGCGATGCCTATGAGTATGATTCCGAGGACAAGGCTTTTGGCGCAACCGGCGTGCAGATCCGCGACAACGGCTTCAACGTGCACCAGATCCGAGCCGGCCTGCGCTACGCGCTCAATTGA
- a CDS encoding NADH:flavin oxidoreductase yields the protein MPSPLTPDSLFQPFQLKSLTLKNRIVMAPMTRNFSPNGVPGANVAEYYRRRAEADVGLILSEGTVIDRPASRNEAGIPFFHGEDALAGWADVIDGVHAAGGKMGPQIWHTGATRGMSGWKPEAQVESPSGLNGPGDPNGVAMSEEDIADTIAAFASAAADASKLGFDVVELHGAHGYLIDQFFWQATNLRDDRYGGASLKQRARFAAEVVAATRAAVGPDYPLILRLSQWKQQDYKARIATTPDEMSDWLLPLKEAGVDVFHCSQRRFWEPEFPEIDGDEGLNFAGWAKKLTGAATISVGSVGLSGEFLAAFGGQSSSPVGLDALVKRMEAEEFDLIAVGRAILGDPQWVSKIRTGDTAELKPFDPASLAELV from the coding sequence ATGCCATCCCCATTGACACCCGACAGCCTGTTTCAACCCTTCCAGCTCAAATCCCTGACGCTCAAGAACCGCATCGTCATGGCGCCGATGACCCGCAATTTTTCGCCGAACGGCGTTCCGGGCGCCAATGTCGCCGAATATTACCGCCGCCGCGCCGAAGCCGATGTCGGGCTGATCCTCTCGGAAGGTACAGTGATCGACCGTCCGGCCTCGCGCAATGAAGCCGGCATTCCGTTTTTCCACGGCGAGGATGCGCTTGCGGGCTGGGCCGATGTGATTGACGGCGTTCATGCCGCCGGCGGCAAGATGGGCCCGCAGATCTGGCACACCGGCGCCACCCGCGGCATGAGCGGCTGGAAGCCGGAGGCACAGGTCGAAAGCCCCTCGGGGCTGAACGGCCCCGGCGATCCGAACGGTGTGGCCATGAGCGAGGAAGACATCGCCGACACCATTGCCGCTTTCGCCAGCGCCGCCGCCGACGCGAGCAAACTCGGCTTCGATGTGGTCGAACTGCACGGCGCCCATGGTTACCTGATCGACCAGTTCTTCTGGCAGGCCACCAACCTGCGCGACGACCGCTATGGCGGTGCAAGCCTGAAGCAGCGCGCCCGCTTCGCAGCGGAAGTAGTGGCGGCGACGCGTGCGGCCGTCGGCCCCGATTATCCGCTGATCCTGCGCCTGAGCCAGTGGAAGCAGCAGGACTACAAGGCCCGGATCGCCACCACGCCGGATGAGATGAGCGACTGGCTGCTGCCGCTGAAGGAAGCCGGTGTCGATGTCTTCCACTGCTCGCAGCGGCGCTTCTGGGAACCGGAATTTCCCGAAATCGATGGCGATGAAGGTCTCAATTTTGCCGGATGGGCCAAGAAGCTGACCGGAGCGGCAACGATCTCGGTCGGCTCGGTGGGCCTGTCGGGCGAGTTCCTGGCGGCCTTTGGCGGCCAGAGCTCCTCTCCGGTGGGACTGGACGCGCTGGTCAAGCGCATGGAGGCCGAGGAATTCGACCTGATCGCCGTCGGCCGCGCCATCCTTGGCGATCCGCAATGGGTGTCCAAGATCAGGACCGGAGACACCGCGGAGCTCAAGCCTTTCGACCCGGCCTCGCTGGCCGAACTGGTCTGA
- a CDS encoding winged helix-turn-helix transcriptional regulator: MDKTTCQSFSAECPSRELFDQIAGKWSMMVLTVLDAGPMRFNAIKRHLEGITQKALTDCLRRLERNGLVERRVIPASPVGVEYEITPLGRTLQPPFRALYAWTIEQMPSVEAARKAFDGRNRS; encoded by the coding sequence ATGGACAAAACCACCTGCCAGAGCTTTTCGGCCGAGTGTCCGAGCCGCGAGCTTTTCGACCAGATTGCCGGCAAATGGTCGATGATGGTGCTGACCGTGCTCGATGCCGGGCCGATGCGCTTCAACGCCATCAAGCGGCATCTCGAAGGCATCACCCAGAAGGCGCTGACCGACTGCCTCAGGCGGCTCGAACGCAACGGCCTGGTCGAGCGGCGGGTGATCCCGGCCTCGCCGGTCGGGGTGGAATATGAAATCACCCCGCTCGGACGCACGCTGCAGCCGCCCTTCAGGGCGCTCTATGCCTGGACCATCGAACAGATGCCCAGCGTGGAGGCGGCCCGCAAGGCCTTTGACGGCCGCAACCGCTCCTAG